From the Vulpes lagopus strain Blue_001 chromosome 19, ASM1834538v1, whole genome shotgun sequence genome, the window CAGTAGTGTAATtcctggatcatagagtagttttatttttatttttttaagggacctttatattattttccacatcagcagcaccagtttgcattcccaccaacagtgcaagagagttcctttttctccacatcctcgccttatgtttttgaatttagccattctgacaggcatgaggtgatatcttattgtagttttgacttctatttccctgatgttgagggatattgagcatcttttcagttGAAGGATTGTTTTAAATAACACgttgcacaatttttttttttaacatgatatGTCCTTATcagtatttattaatttgctaGCTGTTGTCTTAATGGTGTTTAGTCTGGGGGGAAACCaggatttataaaatataagtgaTCCCCAAACCTTattgtctctttgttttcttattttctttctgtaatattattttttcctagtaGATCAGATTTCCTCATGGAGGTTACAAGTTTCTGTTTCGGCCGCATTATCTTTGGCACGTGTGTGTGCGCAAATGCACAAACACAATTTTGCCTTAGCTATTTAATATAAGTTTATGGATTTTTGTGGTGACCCTTCACTTGAATAATTGAGAAGCAAAATACTGGTATACCATATGGAAATGAGAATAGAATGGTATAAACGGTATAATGAATATAATGGAGTTAATAATAGGCACACTAGTGGATTTCCTACAAGATCAGTTTAAGTtgtaggaaaaatagaaaattaaaaagaattctctgaATATGTTTCTCATCtgcataaaagggaaaataactaAGCTATTTATTGTATCTGAGAGGATCCTGAAAGTTTATGTAAGAAATTTTAGATTCCAAATCATTTTCAGattatcaataaatttttaaaattttttatatttaaaaaaaaatctatttatttgagtgagagaggaAGCGAGAaagcatgaggagggggagaggcagacggCAAAACAGGCGTCCCACTGATCAGGAGCCCCAGGTGGAGCTTGATGCAGTCAACAGCATAAACATTCACATTGAAGCGGGTAATATCATTTTGAGATTTTTTGACTGGGAGCTGTGATGCAGTGCAGAGAAATAGGGGATGGAGAGGATAAGATACACTATCTGAGGCTGTTTTCCTAGCCACGCTGTTGCTCCTTCTTTTTATGTAGTATAGCTGTAACCCATCTTGGGCACCGTGGGAAGAATGAAGAATGGAAGAAGGACTTAGTCTTTCAAAGTGCCTTTTCATTTTAGCTGATCTAAAACACAGTTTATTTTAACCTAGCTAGCGCGTACAATGGATAGTAGGCTATGCCGGTGACCAAATGAGGTGTGCATTAATTAATGTAATAGTGTGCCCCTAGGATTTACGGAATTGGAAACTTGATGGAGAAATGGGAATTTCAGTAGAAGCCctccaataattattttaagcagTTTGCTACCAATCCGTCTACCAAGCCTGACTCACCTACTAGGAATGTAGGAGTACCCAAATTCTATTGGTGTTCTACATGATGGTAGTCACACAAATAAGGGCATAAGTTATTCTTGTGCTCTTATTTCTGTGCACTTCAGCTTTAAGAATTGTGCAGATAGTTTACAAGAGTCTAATAAAATACTGCACTGTGTTATGCATGTGTCGGCTTTGTTGTCTCTTTGACCATATTTGTCAGCCAACTGGCAAACATGCTTTCAGTTCTCCTGTTTTAATGCTTGCCTCGCTCCTCATACAGTGTGAGGGACGAGTGAGGCACCTAGTACTCAAGCAGCTGATGGCTTTGCAAAGAATGAAGGCTTAAGGGTATCTTGTAGAAGAAAATCTTCTAAGATTAAAAATGTTCCCTGGGTGCTTTTTTTGTAATCTATTGCACTCTGTCCGTTAACTTAAGGTGATATTTTCAAACTAATGAGAACAGTGTTAAAGGAAAGACTATTTTGctaatagtttttcattttcttaagtaggctccacacccaatgtggagtccaacatgggggctttaactcagaaccctgagatcaagacctgagctgagatcgagagtcagatgcttaactgattaagccacccaggaactccaatttttctaaaataaagaatattaaatggatttttggCAAGCCACATATATTTGTTAACCAAACCTCCATCTTCTCGTCTCTACCCTTGCCCCTTGAGGATTTAGCAGCATAGCGCTACAATAATGGCAAACGTAGTGTTTTACCCAAGATCCACTTTGCTTAAgagtcacatttttttcctctctctgaaatAGCCTAAGTTTAAAATCAGTTAACTGAATTCAGTCTTTGAAATACATCGCTCAAAAGATGGAGTTGAATCTTCTCCATCTTACCCCACGCTACAAATTTCTTCTAATGTGCATAGACATTTGTAAATACGGTGAAGGGATGATGGGCAAAGGTCGAATGTGTTCACAGATGGAATGACAGAAGGCTCAGCAATTGATATGTATTCAGTtatatcagaaataaatgaaccCAAATGTTCAACCTTATAGCTACATAGTTTTTTTCTCtaaactttctcttctttccaaagTGGCTTCAAAGCAGCATTTCCTGGCAGATGGCTGCAGTGCACCGGCATTGCCCTGGCATTCTCTGCTCTGCAGTCTGCTCCTAGGACCCGAGTCACGAACCTGTCACTCAGCTAGCTCCACACCGCCTCTTGCCTGTCTCCCTCTTTGGCGTGCCTTAATGTTTTGCTCAGTTCCAAATTACGCCCAAGTTTCATACcgttctatttctctttttccgTATTTGAGAGACTGAAGCGAGCATAatcaaaagaaacatttatttacattctgTACACTTTGACTTCAACAGACAAGTAGGCCTAGGGGCCTTTAACTCCTACACATCTGTATAATCATAATATATGCGGACTTCTGATCTTCTGACACTTTGCAGTGACCTGATGCTTTCGCTCCTGGTTCTGATATTTGATTTCTTGAATAGCCTTCTTGAAAATGACCTacacatgaaaaagtaaattattggATCCAGGCACACATTGCACGCAGACAAGAAGAGTGTCATTTCTTTGCAGTAATACAGAATTTTGTGTGCAGATTCATCTAAGAGTCTGTCTAAGTGACTGAAAGTGAAAGGAATCCTGCACAAGTGATAGGGTAGAAAGCAGGTAAAGaacactgccaccaccaccctgaTGCTCTGGTTATGTTTCCGCTTTCGGCTGGACTGGCTTATGAATTGCCTGCTGGACTTATGGATGTACCTGGATATGGCTATGTAGCATCCGATCAGTATCACCAGCACAGCCACAAACAAGCAGCTATTGACATAAATGACTGCTTGATGCCATTTGACTCCCAAGGGACTTTTAAGTTTCATGCAGTCATGAATATTTTCCTTGGTGAGTTGGCCATTTGTTAGAATGATGTTTGGCAAGGAAAGAACGGCCATGATCACCCAAACACAAATAGATAAGACCTTTGTGAAAGTTACGCTGTACATGCGAGAGTCCCCAAATGGCTTTACCACCTTTAGATAGCGGTCAATGCTTATTAGTCCAAGAAACACGATGGAAGTATACATGTTTGCATAAAATAGAACTGAAGTGTATCTGCAGAGGATAAACTTGAAGTACCAAGGTCCGAATCCTGCATCATGCACTATTCGAAATGGAAATGTCAGCGTCATTATGAGGTCAGCAACCACTATGTTTTTGAGATAAAATATGAAGCTGGTTTTATTCCTAATGTGGAAGAAGATCCACACTGCTAGACCATTCAGCAAGATGCTTGCCACAAATATAATGAGATAAAGCACAGGCAAGACGATAGTGTCAAATTCGTTGTTAACAGTGGTGTTCTTTCCGGGTCCATCGCTCATGTTACTTGGAGCGTGACTCCCTTGGCTGTGCAGCTCATTATCTGTAGGAGAAGTGGGGAGACATCATGTCAGAGCTTCACATGTGTGTCCCACAGACCACTAGTCTCCCTTATAGGCGACTGCTATTTTGGGCAGGTTTAAAAAACGCCTTTAGCAATTTAAACAGttactttatttcatctttaGTGTTTTGAGTGACCGAAGTATTGGTGGCCTCTCTCCCAAGTCCTTATCCTCTTCCCCCAGACACATCGCACTTGAGATGCTTTGAGTAAAATGTGGTATTTCTGGTTCTTTATGTCAgtcttttgaaaatgcaaataaatataccATTATGACAATTATCCTGGAGGGCAACTTGTCAAAAACTGTTCTAGGCTGATGCCTGTTTTTATTATCAAGGCTACATTATACCACTCGCACttagataaacatttttaaacctcTAACTTTTGTTTTGGGATTTTTAGTTCTCATTGCTATGTATCCCATACCACTCCATCAAAATCAGTAACATGTTGTGTGAGCATCATGGGTATTGTGGATCTTCTACTGAGGGGAGCAAAATCGTAGCAGGGCTCAGGGCTCTGAGTCCACCACCGTTTCCTTGCTGATGGACACTTCCCACAGGCTGCTCCAGGCCGGTAACCGAGCACAGGAAGGAGAACTAAGACAAGACTTTTCTGGGACAGAAGACTTTCCTCTGACAAATGACTTTGGCTGGAAGATTCCTCTGAAAACTTCTTTCATACCCCACTGTAGAGAGAATCTTCCTACTTAGCCTCCCTGCTCCGGCATCAGACTTGCATTTCAGCCTGTCGTtccttgcaaacattttctcctccCAGTTGTTATATGTTGTCATCTGCCTCCGCCCCTTTAAAGCAGGACTAATGCAATTTTCAAAATGGACTTTTTTGTATGTAAGTTTACAAGGAAGGTCGTTACTGAAATTTTACTTCTCACTAATGAATAATGTTTACTATAATGACAATTATATTTTGGAACGATATTGTTTTAGAGCTAACAACATTAATTTTGCCCTCATTTCTCTATATAACAGGCAGTGTAGTATATGTATTAGTTcgcttctttgaagaaatgaaaacagggaacGATAGTTTGATGATTCTGATCCAAAAACAGGTTCTTAAATTGCTGCCTGAAATTTAAGTGTAGGCTCTTCCTAAGTAACCTTGTCCTCTTTCTAATTCTTGCCCTTTATTCCATGCGacaagtgtttttaaaaactggttttccTGGCTGAAATATCCTTACACAGACTAGTAATTTATACCTGGACTAGCCTATTACGATGATACCCATAGCATTATTATGCTTTATAAGTTTAAAATGCCTGATTCAGCTACCATCTGTATTACTGTTGCCAGTTTCAAATATTGTCTTGAACAGTATCATTCAAGCCTATTTTGACTTAATGGAGTGTTGCATTCTTGGCTGCTTCTGCACCACAAGATCCCCATCGGCATCCATGTTATTAGAAGCTTTCTAAGATGTACAGTTTTACCTGAGTGAAGATAGTGCTTGAATTAGTTTTCTCAATTAAACTATTAGCAGACACTTTGATCTAACCCAGAATGGAACCCTGTGGGAAATGGAGAGAGGACAACCAGGTTTTAATCAGGGTAAGTGGCCCAGCCAACGGGCACAGACTGAAAATGGGCAGCCACATCATATCCCGCTACAGTGGCTGTGCTTTGCAACAATTATGAATGGTTTTCAAAGccattataattaaaaaagaatggtTCACAAACTGCTGCATGCTCGGCCTGGAGTATTTCAACCCTTGGTGTTGACTGCTGCGGATGTCCACTGTGGAATGGAAAGACCCATAGCTCCCAGGGTTGGTTAGGGATTGTGTGTCTGCCCAGTATGTCattatatttcaaagttttaattGTATGAAGAGGCACTCGTATTAAATGGTGATTTACTGATCAATTATGGTTGTTATTAAAGATTGGAGTCTTAAATCAGAATGTCAAAAATAGTACTTAACGAATATGGTCTCGTAAATGGCAAATATCAAGCACAAGTGGCCTTATTCCACAGTGGTTACTGTGGCTTTGGGAGTCTCGTGTTGAGCTTTGTTGATTATATCACCTCATGGTATTTGCTTCCTTAGTTTATGTATAGGATTAACATTTTGGAATACAGGACTTTTTAATTCAGTAGGATAGGCCTGGGCTTGGTTATTTCTTCATTCACAAATTCCACATTTATAATGCAGCTTAAGCAAATTAGTGGTTAAACttgttatgatttattttatgaaataatatggtaataGAGAGGAACAAAATGGTTCATAAGCAGGATGAACCATCTGTGGATTGCTCTGGAAGGCTCAAAACTTCATATAGAGAGTTTTGTctaaattgatcttttttttaaagaattaagtcTATGTTATACTCTTCTTTGCTAGCCATtcccattatttcttttctgcgTCCTTGCCCCAAAATTTTTCCAAAGCTAGTGGGTGTGCTAGAAGCATTTCTGTGCACAGTGTTCCTGCTCAGGAACAATGGCCATCAAAAATAGGTGGCTGTCTTCACCCAGACCATTTTATCATGTTGTTCTTCAGTCAGTAAAAAACTTGGCAAAGTTAGGGGAGCATTTTTAATGACAGGTAGCTTGGTGattcaattaagaaaaattagaaggtgTTTTTACAATGTAAAGGCTATTTTCTCACACACTCCTTGTTTATTAGGACGTTATTACCTGTATTATTTAGCTCAGAGCTTGATACAGAGTGATAATTGAGGGTGCAGATTTCTCTCCTCTCCCGACTCCTTTTAAATTAGATCAACAAAGGCTATGACAAAAGAACTCTAGTTCCATAGCAAATTAACATTCGGTGCCAGTGTGTATGTGCGAGTGGTATTGTAGTGCAGGTGTTGAGGGCTAGGATGTGGCTGTCTGGGCTGGTGTGTCGGAGAAATGCATGGGGTTTGTAGCCATACGGAGCGTTAACCACATGTGAGTCCTGAATCGGCTAGTGCAGATAAAGGGCATTCTtgtcattgcagaaagttctacttGACAGAGCTGGTTTAGTCACTTCATAACTTTGTTAAGGGGAATAAACAGTAGCCGTTTTGCCAGATGTCCCAAGAGATAAATTCCCTGAATACATGATTTCGAGGACAGTCTTAGTAGGATGTTCACTCTGTACCTTAAAGTTGTTAATTACAATTTGTCTCATTAGTTGCAGTCACATTAAGAATGATGGAGTTCTTATCTCCATCTTCACCAAGATGGAGAACCTTGGTCTTTTTGCTTTTGGTATAGCTGCATTATTGCTCTTTGGGACGTGTCACTCTCTGGCACAAAATGTGAAAGTATCAATAGGTCACTGCTCTACTTGCCTGGTGGAATGAAACTCACAAGTCGTGCCAATTAGAGGGAGTCCCTACCATGGTACGGCTGCTCTTGGATGGTCATTGTCAAAATAGTTACCCAGGAAAGGAGGTGGATGTGGTCTTTGGATTCCTGGGAAAGCTCAGTGAAcgttattttttatattttattttattttattttatttttttaattttaatttttattatttttttgaaccTTAGTTTTTAAACTATTACATCTGGAAAGTAATAAGTACTTTAGTTTGGTTATAAAAATCTTCCCCAAATGTGAATTCAATCTTTATTGTCCTTTTGAGATGATCCGtacaggaaacaaagcttagaaTTAAGTAATAGCAAGTTAAATTTCTCTCAGTGATGCTCTCtgtttgctgttttatttttaatgagaggCTAAAtgctgatttattatttttatttttttttaaattctgatttattttgttaattggTTCAGTGACCAATAAAATTCCCAAATTGTCACACAGTGTAAAAACAATTATTGGTCAGGGAAGATTTCCTGTGCGTTTTTTCTGATGGCTGGCTTACCTGGTAATTTTTCAAGTGTCAAGTTGAGCCCCATTCTTTAGCTGTGATGGATTGTAAGCAAAAATACGTGTCAGGAAACACTTGGGGATGGCTGCGGGAATGGTTTGGCATAGGTTATTCCTGGCTTGAGTCCTGGGCAAAAAAAGAATGGGGATAAGTTAGGAAGGAATATGAACacaataattttgatttttttctttctttcctttttttttcttttaatattgttttaccttagagcacaagtggggagaggggcagagggagaggaagagagagaatcacatgcagactccccactgagcatggagcttgatgtggggctccattccatgaccctgaggtcctgaccCAAGTTGAAACCATGAGACAgacacctaactgagccacccggtcacacccatcagtttttaaaaatatatatataaatatcctttTGAGGTTCAGAAAAGGCATACTACTCTTTGGATACGAACAGCTGTGCCACAAGAGAGTTGCCTACTCTTATGTCCTCCTCCAGCCTGCGACAGAGCAAGAACCATTCTGTGTATGCTGCCTATCTAACACCAGTGTGTGGCCATGGAAAGTAACTAATATCACTGtgactcagtgtcctcatctctgAAACGAGAATGCTAATAATTATATCACAGGATTATCATAAGGATTATGTGAAAGAATCCAAGAGTCCAAAAGACAGTTATCAGAGCCTGGGTCTTGGAATGCACTCAGGAGGTGTTAGCTTACATCTTCCCATCCCTGCTTCTACTGGATTCTTTCCCCTACCCCAACTTGAGCATATAACAAATGCATCTATGATGGGACTTATATGAGTTtgtgattgtttaaaaaaaaaaaatctgttttcttttttccttaaagatctaGCACTGATATATATAAGAGTGTTATATATGCTCACGTTGTATATGCTTTCGGTATCCTATACTTATAATTTCTGGAGTTCTAATTCTGGGTTTAcactaaccagctgtgtgacctctaTCAAGTCACCTGATGTTTCTGGAATTGCTCTGAAAACCCTACAAAATCTCTGTCTGGACTCTAATTTACATGAGTAGTATCTGTGTTTTCCTCAAGATTTCCCTTAAGAATTTAATATCATTTGAATGTTTGTCTTATAAGCCCCTGTGTTTCTCTGTGATCACTGCATTCCATCCAATCTCAAGGCATGATTAGGAATGAATAATTTAATTGGCTTTGAGTGACGGGGGTGTGATCTTGGCTACATTCCTGAACTTTTCCCAAGCTTTCAGAATTCCACACATTTTTACAAAGATTAACTGAGATCATATGTGCATGTAACACTGAATGCTATAAAATATATCTCCCCCCTTCTCTTTCAAGCAGCCCTCTCTATTCTTTGTTTCTGGGTTCTCCAAGGtattgattaaaaaagaaaaaatcttgagaaCTGTGGGCAAGTGTGCTGCTACAGTCAAATGGATTTATGGAATGAATGGTTTGCAACAGGGGAAGTCACACTTGCTCATGAAACCATGTGAGACTCTAATGTCTCTTTATTGATTGTTGCTCATATACCATACAGCTGCAAAGAGACCCCAAGTAACCTCCTCCCCTTTAAGTACAAAGCATATTTCTGGCTGATGTAAGCAGTTACATTGGCTGAGTCAGCAGGGAAAGAGCACTTTGCAGACAGAAGTCTATTGAAGAATTTCTCAGCAATAGAGAGGCacttgtttccttatctgttgtTTTGCCCTTGT encodes:
- the GPR87 gene encoding G-protein coupled receptor 87, translating into MGLNLTLEKLPDNELHSQGSHAPSNMSDGPGKNTTVNNEFDTIVLPVLYLIIFVASILLNGLAVWIFFHIRNKTSFIFYLKNIVVADLIMTLTFPFRIVHDAGFGPWYFKFILCRYTSVLFYANMYTSIVFLGLISIDRYLKVVKPFGDSRMYSVTFTKVLSICVWVIMAVLSLPNIILTNGQLTKENIHDCMKLKSPLGVKWHQAVIYVNSCLFVAVLVILIGCYIAISRYIHKSSRQFISQSSRKRKHNQSIRVVVAVFFTCFLPYHLCRIPFTFSHLDRLLDESAHKILYYCKEMTLFLSACNVCLDPIIYFFMCRSFSRRLFKKSNIRTRSESIRSLQSVRRSEVRIYYDYTDV